Proteins found in one Aspergillus chevalieri M1 DNA, chromosome 2, nearly complete sequence genomic segment:
- the CLU1 gene encoding translation initiation factor 3 subunit CLU1 (BUSCO:EOG09261OXV;~COG:S;~EggNog:ENOG410PG8Z;~InterPro:IPR028275,IPR027523,IPR011990,IPR025697, IPR033646;~PFAM:PF13374,PF13236,PF12807,PF13424,PF15044;~go_function: GO:0005515 - protein binding [Evidence IEA];~go_process: GO:0048312 - intracellular distribution of mitochondria [Evidence IEA]), translated as MAQTNGDLEHSKEAPPAQPEQVTNGEQPEGEQEDGGLFQITVKLPHDPHKIQVMVSSQEQVQDVRQSIIELPGTFQYTCFHLEFNGKRINDFVELSEVPALKADSEIVLVEDPYTEKEARMHIVRTRELLGAAGDRVDNIQGVSAGLSLHDSISEEAVAAAEKEHALSKYDIAGSSSLKTILPREEAPLPKTIKSISLSTWNPPPYHLRQKGHLLYLQLTTNEGEQFQITSHVSGFYVNKCSNAKFDPLPKTTPKKGSAHSLITLISQLSPSFESAFQELQEANNKKDLLTTFPFQNAIPNNPWLVPSPSANANAHQPDITRSQENYLIAGVDNAETLRDWNEEFQTTRELPRDTVQDRVFRERLTSKLFADYNEAAARGAVLVARGEVPPLNPTEDRDAQIFVYNNIFYSFGADGVGTFTSEGGDEAARVAVGKDVLGIKAVNQLDINGLFTPGTVVVDYMGKRIVGQSIVPGIFKQREPGEHQIDYGGVEGKDVVATHPDFKPVFEKLSKALRIKQHPVWDKENTRHDLEGSVETKGLLGTDGRKYVLDLYRVTPLDVSWQEEEGNDAYPHQMSVLRLELVESYWRHKMSQYVKAEVEARRQAKAEEKETAKAENPESKEEDKKTEEQPEQERVDISGFNLALNPDVFSGQVPQTAEEKEQWAQDEKEVRETCDFLRTKVIPELVQDLHDGDVGFPMDGQSVSQLLHKRGINIRYLGKVAQLSKEKGSRLNALTTLVVQEMITRAFKHIANRYLRNVPAPFTASCAAHLLNCLLGADVNASPRADIDKSLRAIYPDGDFSFEKLDPATLRAEIEQQVKIRYRFTLESDWFNSLRHLQLLRDISNRLGLQLGARDFSFTKSQLPVVPQAVNGTNGATEEAKSSSKKKKKGGDSANAANRPAADNKPAVTFVPDDIVNIVPLVKDASPRSSLAEEALEAGRISLMQNQKQLGQELILESLSLHEQIYGILHPEVAKLYHQLSMLYYQTDEKEAAVELARKSVIVTERTLGVDSHDTILAYLNLSLFEHASGNTKTALAYIRHAMDLWKIIYGANHPDSITTMNNAAVMLQHLKQYSDSRKWFEASLSVCEELFGKQSINTATILFQLAQALALDQDSKGAVVKMREAYNIFLNQLGPNDRNTKEAETWLEQLTQNAVSIAKHAKDIQARRLRRINMASRVSSLGTMVQPQVGQSAAQTTGAGGSGMDARSIDELMKFIEGGDAGATRNKQKKRAAASNPKLRGSKKSSE; from the exons ATGGCTCAGACAAACGGCGACTTGGAGCACTCGAAAG AGGCTCCTCCCGCCCAGCCCGAGCAGGTCACCAATGGAGAACAGCCGGAGGGAGAGCAGGAAGATGGTG GTCTTTTCCAGATCACTGTGAAGCTCCCTCATGACCCTCACAAGATCCAGGTCATGGTCTCGAGTCAAGAGCAGGTCCAGGATGTCCGTCAATCGATCATTGAGCTGCCGGGTACCTTCCAGTACACTTGCTTCCACCTCGAGTTCAATGGCAAACGCATCAACGACTTTGTCGAACTGTCCGAGGTGCCGGCTCTGAAGGCGGACTCGGAAATTGTCTTGGTGGAGGACCCGTACACTGAGAAGGAGGCACGGATGCACATTGTGAGGACGCGGGAATTGCTTGGAGCCGCGGGCGATCGCGTCGACAACATCCAAGGTGTTAGCGCCGGTCTGTCCTTGCACGACTCCATCTCCGAGGAGGCCGTCGCTGCTGCGGAGAAGGAGCACGCACTGTCCAAGTATGATATTGCCGGCTCCTCATCTCTGAAGACCATTCTCCCCAGAGAAGAGGCTCCTCTTCCCAAGACTATCAAGTCCATCTCGCTATCCACGTGGAACCCTCCTCCCTACCACCTCCGCCAGAAGGGCCACTTGCTCTACCTCCAGCTTACCACCAACGAGGGTGAACAGTTCCAGATTACCTCGCACGTCTCTGGTTTCTACGTGAACAAGTGCTCGAACGCCAAGTTCGACCCGTTGCCCAAGACCACCCCCAAGAAGGGTAGCGCCCATTCCCTGATTACCCTGATCTCTCAGTTGTCGCCCTCGTTCGAATCCGCCTTCCAGGAGCTCCAGGAGGCCAACAACAAGAAGGATCTCTTGACCACTTTCCCCTTCCAGAACGCCATTCCTAATAACCCATGGCTTGTTCCTTCCCCGTCCGCCAATGCCAACGCCCACCAGCCCGACATTACCCGCTCCCAGGAGAACTATCTTATTGCTGGCGTGGACAATGCCGAAACTCTGCGTGACTGGAACGAGGAGTTCCAGACCACTCGTGAGCTTCCCCGCGATACCGTTCAGGATCGCGTTTTCAGGGAGCGTCTGACCTCGAAATTGTTCGCGGACTACAATGAGGCCGCGGCCCGAGGTGCTGTCTTGGTTGCCAGGGGTGAGGTGCCGCCATTGAACCCTACTGAGGACCGGGACGCCCAGATCTTCGTGTACAACAACATCTTCTACTCCTTCGGTGCTGATGGTGTCGGTACTTTCACCTCTGAGGGCGGCGATGAAGCCGCCCGCGTGGCTGTCGGCAAGGACGTTCTGGGTATCAAGGCTGTGAACCAGCTTGACATCAACGGCTTGTTCACTCCGGGAACCGTGGTCGTTGACTATATGGGCAAGCGTATTGTCGGTCAGAGCATTGTCCCTGGTATCTTCAAGCAGCGGGAGCCTGGAGAGCACCAGATCGACTACGGTGGTGTTGAAGGCAAGGACGTCGTTGCGACGCACCCTGATTTCAAGCCCGTCTTCGAGAAGCTGTCCAAGGCCCTTCGTATCAAGCAGCACCCCGTTTGGGACAAGGAGAACACCCGTCACGACCTCGAAGGCAGTGTCGAGACCAAGGGTCTTCTGGGTACCGACGGCAGGAAGTACGTGCTTGACCTGTACCGCGTGACTCCTCTCGATGTCTCGTggcaggaagaagaaggcaacGATGCCTATCCTCACCAGATGTCCGTCTTGAGATTGGAGCTCGTTGAATCGTACTGGAGGCACAAGATGAGCCAGTACGTGAAGGCCGAGGTAGAGGCTCGCCGCCAGGCCAAGgccgaggagaaggagaccGCCAAGGCTGAGAACCCCGAAtcgaaggaggaggataagAAGACTGAAGAGCAGCCGGAGCAGGAGCGTGTTGATATCTCTGGATTCAATCTCGCCCTCAACCCCGACGTCTTCAGCGGCCAGGTTCCCCAGACCGCcgaggagaaggagcagTGGGCCCAGGACGAGAAGGAGGTTCGCGAAACCTGTGACTTCTTGCGTACCAAGGTCATTCCCGAACTGGTCCAGGATCTCCATGATGGAGATGTTGGCTTCCCCATGGACGGCCAGTCGGTTAGCCAGCTCTTGCACAAGCGCGGTATCAACATCCGTTACCTCGGCAAGGTCGCTCAATTGTCCAAGGAGAAGGGATCTCGCCTGAACGCTCTTACCACTCTCGTGGTCCAGGAGATGATCACCCGTGCCTTCAAGCACATCGCAAACCGCTACCTTCGCAATGTGCCCGCCCCCTTCACTGCGTCGTGCGCTGCTCACCTGCTGAACTGCCTCCTGGGCGCCGACGTGAACGCCAGTCCCCGCGCCGACATTGACAAGTCGTTGCGGGCGATCTACCCCGACGGTGACTTCTCGTTCGAGAAGCTTGACCCGGCCACTCTCCGGGCCGAGATCGAGCAACAGGTGAAGATCCGCTACCGCTTCACCTTAGAGTCTGACTGGTTCAACTCCCTGAGACatctccaactcctccgTGACATCTCTAACAGGCTTGGTCTTCAATTGGGCGCTCGTGACTTTTCATTCACCAAGTCTCAGCTGCCCGTGGTTCCCCAGGCCGTCAACGGTACCAACGGTGCCACTGAAGAGGCTAAGAGCagcagcaagaagaagaagaagggtggTGACTCGGCTAACGCCGCAAACCGCCCCGCAGCGGACAACAAGCCCGCTGTCACGTTTGTGCCTGACGACATCGTCAACATCGTGCCGCTGGTTAAGGATGCTTCTCCCCGAAGCTCGCTCGCCGAGGAGGCCCTGGAGGCTGGCCGTATCTCTCTCATGCAGAACCAGAAGCAATTGGGCCAGGAGCTCATTCTGGAATCCTTGTCTCTGCATGAGCAGATCTACGGTATCCTGCAccccgaggttgccaagcTCTACCACCAGCTGTCGATGCTGTACTACCAGACCGACGAAAAGGAGGCCGCCGTTGAGTTGGCCCGCAAGTCGGTCATCGTCACTGAGCGCACTCTAGGTGTTGATTCGCACGACACCATCTTGGCCTACCTCAACCTCTCTCTCTTCGAGCACGCCTCTGGCAACACCAAGACGGCTCTTGCCTATATCAGACACGCCATGGATCTGTGGAAGATCATCTACGGAGCCAACCACCCCGACTCAATCACCACCATGAACAATGCTGCCGTGATGCTCCAGCACCTCAAGCAGTACTCTGACTCCCGCAAGTGGTTCGAGGCCTCCCTTTCGGTTTGCGAGGAGCTTTTCGGCAAGCAGTCCATCAACACCGCCACCATCCTGTTCCAGCTGGCCCAGGCCCTGGCTCTTGACCAGGACTCCAAGGGTGCCGTTGTTAAGATGCGCGAGGCCTACAACATCTTCCTCAACCAGCTCGGCCCCAACGATCGTAACACCAAAGAGGCCGAGACCTGGTTGGAGCAACTCACCCAGAATGCCGTGTCCATTGCCAAGCACGCCAAGGATATCCAGGCCCGTCGTCTGCGCCGTATCAACATGGCCTCTCGCGTGTCGTCTCTCGGCACCATGGTTCAGCCTCAGGTCGGCCAGTCTGCTGCTCAGACGACTGGTGCGGGCGGCTCCGGAATGGATGCTCGGAGCATTGATGAGCTGATGAAGTTCATCGAGGGTGGTGACGCCGGTGCTACCCGCAACAAGCAGAAGAAGCGTGCTGCGGCCAGCAACCCCAAGCTCCGCGGCTCGAAGAAGTCCTCTGAATAA
- a CDS encoding glutathione S-transferase family protein (COG:O;~EggNog:ENOG410Q1CZ;~InterPro:IPR036249,IPR040079,IPR036282,IPR010987, IPR004045,IPR004046;~PFAM:PF13409,PF00043,PF14497,PF13417,PF13410, PF02798;~go_function: GO:0005515 - protein binding [Evidence IEA];~go_process: GO:0006749 - glutathione metabolic process [Evidence IEA]): MLHRPILKELLKMSQPDITLYTAQTPNGIKISIALEELGLPYKVQKIDISKNTQKEPWFLAINPNGRIPALTDTLNGHPINLFESGSILQYLVEQYDKDHKISYPQGTPEYYAVNNWLFYQNAGVGPMQGQANHFSRYAPEHIPYGVTRYVNETRRLYSVLDQHLAGSKSGYLVGDHVSIADISHWGWVAAAGWAGVDIEEFPHLKAWEERMAAREGVEKGRHVPEKHTIKELLKNKEEMEKKAGEARAWIQEGMKKDAK; the protein is encoded by the exons ATGCTTCACCGTCCTATTCTGAAAGAACTACTCAAAATGAGCCAACCTGACATCACCCTATACACCGCGCAGACTCCCAATGGGATCAAAATCTCCATTGCGCTCGAGGAGCTGGG CCTCCCCTACAAAGTCCAAAAAATCGACATCAGCAAAAACACCCAAAAAGAACCCTGGTTCCTCGCCATAAACCCCAACGGCCGCATCCCCGCCCTAACAGACACCCTCAACGGCCACCCCATCAACCTCTTCGAATCCGGCAGCATCCTGCAATACCTCGTCGAGCAGTACGACAAGGACCACAAGATCTCCTACCCGCAGGGGACCCCGGAGTACTACGCAGTCAACAACTGGCTGTTCTATCAGAACGCGGGCGTGGGGCCGATGCAGGGCCAGGCGAACCACTTCTCCCGCTATGCGCCGGAGCATATTCCCTACGGTGTTACGCGGTATGTGAATGAGACACGGCGCTTGTACAGTGTGCTTGATCAGCATCTGGCGGGTTCGAAGAGTGGGTATTTGGTTGGGGATCATGTGAGTATTGCGGATATCTCGCATTGGGGGTGGGTTGCGGCGGCTGGGTGGGCCGGGGTTGATATTGAGGAGTTTCCACATTTGAAGGCGTGGGAGGAGAGGATGGCTGCTAGGGAGGGCGTTGAGAAGGGGAGACATGTGCCGGAGAAGCATACGATTAAGGAGCTGCTGAAGAATAAGGAGGaaatggagaagaaggcggGGGAGGCGAGGGCTTGGATTCAGGAGGGTATGAAGAAGGACGCGAAATAG
- a CDS encoding uncharacterized protein (COG:S;~EggNog:ENOG410PQW2), translating into MSDIRPTAKWANRILRPLTSIYRRLEKHQENLQTVANTKIVKERSGVPSTGIGSASTSRGSSKAPTTTATNADRDSGSDGEEDDPAWVPGKPEGRKIRHNYSSRGKRSASRGGRRRSRMSIRSPEVQKTLPGAIEIATPLLAGKLARGGLSGETSARRRLFRDASPVMDELDVEDTRKTTRPYHNFTASYGYSGSWREALDRSGDPGLVEIARLLDRLFLTFLHNTRIRATASLSSKQKSRGARSLLSMTVRRLPEFIAEEQMAQDEADEDGDEDMCDAYFTELEAHYAPSGNGWQPLREAVRAQGIYLVSEMLQKECVTRHIACHLLEECMNNQEHDAFESLLSKFLCTMDEIYDYPMGFDSIISSSSREDPVQLLATYCSRFPGRRSSVYEELAKLLVRRVVPAEWMVTAQWKKYVDAAIRSISTGADDSVAAAHLIEAVVLSASGVFPVTYETSVGCEDQLCPVPVKDALSNLTLSLITALCGMYLARSRSPTPGTEPEGVNLRVRAIVGSLAFTVQQKIEIRSSPEVDFSAFHSLRRGCILLGERLLQCDEVSYDTFQPNSQEPRNIDSFYVSLSSQSGVIKELAILARQVFRCCERVHGSDAQPGTSPEVRAKVGQLAEFSDEHGLSTFLGKVAAETAMQLAEATVYPDDHVWAAEIQERVVARQQELSYRTRVYESEDDDDGPGLYRWEESIEEWVARTPKSKSKSADFAQISPVETDLDSRASSPASFASVSASSQSDEDSASSVTSASSLPVKRTFPGRGEPSRAPKRLRSMNWKSRDDQMQQISAIPPTPATSDDSADDWEEYGYHPGRRGMLDTWTQERSLQRMSVPEGGQSVGFQRMLEVVITHKRQTRSPNMGEMRANKPQEGSSYSADRQLRPRRPGRHSWASSLAKRTSTGSECGSSSAGTTGNASLVGTTIIPRTPAMIPMIPCSPKDDSDDELSFL; encoded by the coding sequence ATGAGCGACATACGACCGACCGCGAAATGGGCAAATCGCATACTCCGCCCCTTGACATCCATCTACCGCCGATTAGAAAAACACCAGGAAAACCTACAAACCGTCGCGAACACGAAAATTGTCAAAGAACGGTCCGGAGTCCCTAGTACCGGCATTGGCTCTGCCTCTACCTCGCGCGGGTCCTCAAAAGCCCCGACTACGACGGCCACTAATGCGGACCGAGACTCGGGTTCAGACGGCGAAGAGGACGACCCTGCATGGGTCCCCGGGAAGCCTGAAGGGCGGAAAATTCGACATAACTATTCGAGTCGGGGAAAGCGCAGTGCTAGTCGGGGTGGGAGGAGGCGGAGTCGGATGTCGATTCGCAGCCCCGAGGTGCAGAAAACGTTACCTGGTGCGATTGAGATCGCGACGCCGTTGCTCGCTGGGAAACTAGCGAGGGGAGGTTTATCGGGGGAGACGTCTGCGCGCAGGCGATTGTTTCGTGATGCTTCGCCGGTGATGGACGAATTGGATGTTGAGGATACGCGCAAGACGACACGACCGTATCACAATTTCACTGCGAGCTATGGGTATAGTGGGTCGTGGAGGGAGGCGCTGGATCGGTCTGGTGATCCGGGGCTTGTCGAGATTGCGCGTCTTTTGGATCGTTTATTTTTGACGTTTTTGCATAATACCAGGATACGTGCTACTGCATCTTTATCGTCGAAACAGAAGAGTCGTGGGGCTCGGTCACTGCTGTCGATGACTGTGCGGCGGTTACCGGAGTTTATCGCGGAGGAGCAGATGGCTCAAGATGAAGCAGACGaagatggcgatgaagatATGTGTGATGCATACTTCACGGAACTCGAAGCTCACTACGCGCCTAGTGGGAATGGTTGGCAACCGCTCCGTGAAGCCGTGCGCGCACAAGGGATTTATCTGGTCTCGGAGATGCTACAGAAGGAGTGTGTCACCAGGCATATCGCTTGCCACTTATTGGAGGAATGCATGAATAACCAGGAACATGACGCTTTTGAATCATTACTGTCCAAGTTTTTATGTACTATGGACGAGATATATGATTATCCGATGGGTTTTGATTCTATCATATCATCCAGTTCTCGTGAAGACCCAGTCCAGTTACTAGCTACCTACTGTTCACGATTCCCCGGGCGTCGATCTTCGGTTTACGAGGAATTGGCGAAACTTCTTGTTCGCAGAGTCGTGCCAGCTGAATGGATGGTGACTGCGCAATGGAAGAAGTACGTGGACGCCGCGATTCGGTCAATATCTACAGGGGCAGACGATTCTGTAGCTGCGGCTCATCTGATCGAGGCTGTGGTTCTTTCGGCCAGCGGCGTTTTCCCGGTCACGTATGAGACTAGTGTGGGATGTGAAGATCAGCTCTGTCCCGTCCCAGTCAAGGACGCCCTCAGCAATCTCACGTTGAGTCTGATCACTGCCCTGTGCGGGATGTACCTAGCGCGATCCCGTTCTCCCACGCCCGGGACTGAGCCGGAAGGCGTTAATCTGAGGGTTAGGGCCATAGTGGGATCCCTCGCATTCACGGTACAACAAAAGATAGAAATCCGGTCTTCGCCAGAAGTCGATTTCTCGGCATTCCATTCTCTGCGCCGAGGCTGCATCCTGCTTGGCGAGCGCTTACTTCAATGTGATGAAGTCTCATATGACACCTTCCAGCCCAACAGCCAAGAACCCCGCAACATAGACTCCTTTTATGTCTCACTCTCATCTCAGTCGGGCGTGATCAAAGAGCTGGCCATCTTGGCTAGACAGGTCTTTCGCTGTTGCGAGCGCGTGCACGGAAGTGATGCTCAACCAGGTACATCTCCAGAGGTACGTGCCAAGGTCGGGCAGCTGGCTGAGTTTAGCGACGAGCATGGACTCTCCACATTCCTTGGCAAGGTAGCTGCGGAGACTGCGATGCAGCTTGCTGAGGCGACGGTGTATCCGGATGACCATGTTTGGGCGGCGGAGATTCAGGAGCGGGTTGTTGCCAGACAACAGGAGCTATCGTATAGGACGAGGGTCTACGAATCagaagacgacgatgacgGGCCTGGGCTGTATCGCTGGGAAGAAAGTATTGAGGAATGGGTTGCCAGGACACCCAAGTCCAAGAGCAAATCAGCTGATTTCGCACAGATTTCGCCAGTGGAGACTGACCTGGACAGCCGGGCCTCTTCTCCTGCTTCCTTTGCCAGCGTATCTGCATCATCGCAGTCGGATGAGGACTCCGCATCGAGCGTGACGTCCGCATCCTCGCTACCGGTCAAGAGGACATTCCCCGGCCGAGGGGAGCCGTCACGAGCACCGAAAAGACTCCGATCAATGAATTGGAAGTCGCGTGACGATCAGATGCAGCAAATATCAGCCATCCCCCCGACACCGGCGACCTCGGACGACAGCGCCGATGACTGGGAGGAATACGGCTATCATCCTGGCAGACGCGGCATGCTAGACACCTGGACGCAGGAACGGTCCCTTCAACGAATGAGTGTACCCGAAGGCGGACAGTCCGTGGGATTCCAGCGGATGCTCGAGGTGGTTATCACACACAAACGGCAAACAAGATCACCGAATATGGGGGAAATGAGGGCAAACAAGCCTCAAGAAGGTTCATCGTATTCCGCTGATCGACAGTTGCGACCTCGCCGGCCGGGACGACATTCGTGGGCGAGTTCGCTTGCGAAGCGGACGTCTACCGGGAGCGAATGTGGTTCGTCGTCTGCTGGGACCACCGGCAATGCTTCGCTGGTAGGCACTACGATCATCCCACGGACACCAGCGATGATCCCGATGATACCGTGTTCGCCGAAGGATGATAGCGATGATGAGCTTAGCTTTctttaa
- a CDS encoding DUF3632 domain-containing protein (COG:S;~EggNog:ENOG410PS59;~InterPro:IPR022085;~PFAM:PF12311) → MENHDPLKEIVNPQQYKIIKDLVHNPDATVDNALQQIVDLILTAHATPNEEEYFTPGNVDYYTSLGLMNLVQDLEPTKHRKLVEFLYGLQKRTARDPSSGEPFRTQGNIFWTDLPSCGYTELEIWQEFGGGYKDPGTLKLRNEQRQRWLKLTAFIAQFNQAADVSYEPPLDQGYNIHPLDRPHRAVQTFQLVLENDDAPMHRLAKTATMEATCIWSIYSADRLWKMSDMVGLTVWTLDWGWGVRVSRIGG, encoded by the exons ATGGAGAATCATGATCCTCTCAAAGAAATTGTGAACCCTCAACAGTACAAAATCATCAAGGACCTTGTCCACAATCCTGATGCAACAGTCGATAACGCCCTCCAACAAATTGTCGATTTGATATTGACCGCACACGCGACTCCCAATGAAGAGGAATATTTCACACCTGGCAATGTTGACTATTACACCTCCTTGGGCCTGATGAATCTCGTTCAGGACTTGGAGCCAACAAAGCACAGGAAGCTGGTTGAGTTTCTCTACGGACTCCAAAAGCGGACGGCACGGGATCCCTCGTCAGGCGAGCCATTTAGAACACAGGGGAATATTTTCTGGACAGACCTGCCATCTTGTGGGTATACAGAACTGGAAATATGGCAGGAGTTTGGCGGTGGTTATAAGG ATCCGGGCACACTCAAACTGAGAAACGAGCAAAGACAACGATGGCTGAAACTTACAGCATTTATCGCCCAGTTCAACCAGGCCGCGGATGTGAGCTATGAACCCCCACTGGACCAAGGATACAACATCCATCCCTTGGATAGGCCGCACCGGGCAGTGCAGACGTTCCAGCTCGTCCTTGAAAATGACGACGCCCCCATGCACAGGCTTGCGAAGACAGCTACCATGGAGGCTACGTGCATATGGTCCATCTATAGTGCGGATCGGTTGTGGAAAATGTCCGATATGGTCGGACTTACGGTATGGACGCTGGATTGGGGCTGGGGTGTACGAGTTTCAAGGATCGGTGGATAG
- a CDS encoding ferric reductase family protein (COG:P,Q;~EggNog:ENOG410PFX0;~InterPro:IPR017938,IPR017927,IPR013130,IPR013121, IPR039261,IPR013112;~PFAM:PF01794,PF08030;~TransMembrane:7 (o23-44i111-132o144-162i183-201o213-235i247-268o274-291i);~go_function: GO:0016491 - oxidoreductase activity [Evidence IEA];~go_process: GO:0055114 - oxidation-reduction process [Evidence IEA]) → MTSIQQRSSANSWAFHEALNDELARITVLVLGLMAAFVYIWQLCHRFSAHLRRLSSFSNDRQRYFLSPHSTLSKIKNHIVYAPLFRGRHNREFQLSTAVNFGTLPSRFHTFLIVGIVVMNVAVCVVTVPYGSDEHTVSGMVRNRTGTMATVNLMVLVLMAGRNNPLITLLRVPFDTWNLLHRWLGRIVVLEAIAHTFAWAIPEANQANWDMVGMVFGMSNFMLCGLVAACCFTGLMVHSPSPIRHAFYETFLHLHIAMAAVAFGFLWIHLKGMAAQNYLLVAIVFWALERATRLARIVYRNCGRKLTTAVVEALPGDALRITLNLARPWAFEPGQHIYLYIPAVGWWTAHPFSVAWSESSEVITDEKGIPMTHQDALSTHQKTSLSLLVRRRTGFTDKLFVRAQNGMDSRVTLKAFAEGPYGSIHSLDSYGTVLLFAGGVGITHHVPFIRHLVQGYADGTVAARRVTLVWIIQSPEHLEWIRPWMTSILAMDRRREVLRIMLFITRPRNTKEIQSPSATVQMFPGRPNVDTLVGMEAENQVGAMGVLVCGNGGLSDDVRKVCRKKQDGSNIDYIEESFTW, encoded by the exons ATGACCTCCATACAGCAGCGCAGTTCAGCCAACTCCTGGGCCTTCCATGAAGCCCTCAACGATGAGCTCGCCCGCATCaccgtcctcgtcctcggcCTTATGGCCGCGTTTGTTTACATCTGGCAACTATGCCATCGCTTCTCTGCCCATCTCCGCCGTCTTTCCAGCTTTTCCAACGACCGCCAACGCTACTTTCTCTCGCCCCATAGCACCCTCTCCAAGATCAAGAACCACATCGTCTACGCGCCGCTGTTCCGGGGGCGTCATAACCGCGAATTTCAGCTTTCCACCGCTGTCAACTTTGGCACACTGCCATCGCGGTTTCATACGTTCCTGATTGTTGGAATTGTGGTGATGAATGTCGCCGTTTGTGTGGTTACCGTGCCGTACGGAAGCGATGAGCATACCGTCTCCGGCATGGTGAGGAATCGCACTGGTACCATGGCCACTGTCAATCTcatggtgctggtgctgatgGCTGGTCGCAACAACCCGCTGATCACCTTGCTTcgggtgccgtttgatacCTGGAACTTGTTGCATCGGTGGCTGGGACGCATTGTTGTGCTGGAAGCCATTGCGCATACATTCGCTTGGGCCATCCCCGAGGCCAACCAGGCGAACTGGGATATGGTAGGGATGGTGTTTGGGATGAGTAACTTCATGCTGTGTGGTTTGGTCGCGGCCTGTTGCTTTACCGGACTCATGGTGCACTCTCCTTCGCCAATTCGTCATGCTTTTTATGAGACATTCCTTCATCTGCACATTGCCATGGCCGCTGTTGCCTTTGGTTTCTTGTGGATTCACTTGAAGGGCATGGCGGCGCAGAACTATCTTTTGGTTGCGATCGTTTTCTGGGCTTTGGAG CGAGCAACACGCCTGGCCCGCATCGTCTACCGCAACTGCGGCCGCAAACTCACCACCGCAGTCGTCGAGGCCCTCCCCGGTGACGCCCTGCGCATCACACTCAACCTCGCCCGCCCGTGGGCCTTCGAACCCGGTCAACACATCTACCTCTACATCCCCGCCGTCGGCTGGTGGACCGCCCACCCCTTCTCCGTTGCCTGGAGTGAGTCCTCCGAGGTCATCACTGACGAAAAGGGCATCCCCATGACCCACCAAGATGCCCTCAGCACCCACCAAAAaacctccctctctctcctcGTCCGCCGCCGTACCGGCTTCACCGACAAACTCTTCGTCCGCGCCCAGAACGGCATGGACTCCCGCGTCACCCTCAAGGCCTTCGCCGAGGGCCCCTACGGCAGCATCCACTCCCTCGACTCCTACGGCACCGTTCTCCTCTTCGCCGGCGGCGTCGGCATCACCCACCACGTCCCCTTCATCCGCCACCTGGTCCAGGGCTACGCCGACGGCACCGTGGCCGCCCGCCGCGTGACCCTCGTCTGGATCATCCAGTCCCCCGAACACCTCGAGTGGATCCGGCCCTGGATGACAAGTATCCTGGCGATGGACCGCCGGCGCGAAGTTCTGCGCATCATGCTGTTCATCACCCGACCGCGCAATACCAAGGAGATCCAGAGCCCCAGCGCGACGGTGCAGATGTTCCCTGGCCGGCCGAACGTGGATACGCTTGTGGGCATGGAGGCGGAGAACCAGGTTGGTGCTATGGGAGTGTTGGTTTGTGGGAATGGGGGGTTGAGTGATGATGTGCGGAAGGTGTGTCGGAAGAAGCAGGATGGGTCGAATATTGATTACATTGAGGAGAGTTTTACTTGGTAG